The following proteins are encoded in a genomic region of Synechococcus sp. CBW1002:
- a CDS encoding heme-copper oxidase subunit III, whose amino-acid sequence MTLSSPLPADDPAAASGSHHGHANHTLTGFVIFLLSESVIFLALFAGYAVFKMSSPVWLPAGVEGLEIREPLLNTVVLVSSSGVAWLAERCLKRQQLVGFRLWWLLTMAMGSFFVYGQAVEWLHLGFGLGDGIFGSTFYVLTGFHGLHVITGILLMGLMLQRSFRPGNYDQGETGVVAVSLFWHFVDVIWIVLFVLIYVWQRS is encoded by the coding sequence ATGACCCTCTCCTCACCCTTACCTGCCGACGACCCCGCCGCGGCGAGCGGCTCGCATCACGGCCATGCCAATCACACCCTGACCGGGTTCGTGATCTTCCTGCTCTCGGAGAGCGTGATCTTTCTTGCCCTGTTCGCCGGCTACGCCGTGTTCAAGATGTCGTCGCCGGTGTGGTTACCGGCTGGGGTGGAGGGGCTGGAGATCCGCGAGCCCCTGCTCAATACGGTCGTGCTGGTGAGCAGCAGCGGGGTGGCCTGGCTGGCGGAGCGTTGCCTCAAGCGCCAGCAGCTGGTGGGCTTCCGGCTGTGGTGGCTGCTCACCATGGCGATGGGCAGCTTCTTCGTCTATGGCCAGGCCGTGGAATGGCTCCACCTCGGTTTCGGTCTGGGTGATGGCATCTTTGGGAGCACCTTCTATGTGCTCACCGGCTTTCACGGCCTGCACGTGATCACGGGAATCCTGCTGATGGGCCTGATGCTGCAGCGCTCGTTCCGCCCCGGCAACTATGACCAGGGCGAAACCGGCGTGGTGGCCGTCTCGCTGTTCTGGCACTTTGTGGATGTGATCTGGATCGTGCTGTTCGTTCTGATCTACGTCTGGCAGCGCTCATGA
- a CDS encoding GMC oxidoreductase — MIIDDHFYDVVIVGSGAGGGTLAGELADAGHSVLLLERGGPLPLAEQNLVDVDLFRRPRFHPDEPWFGSDGDPFAPQMVYALGGNTKIWGGALQRMREAEFSGLPLQEGVAPDWELRYSDLAPWYDRAETLYRVHGRAGLDPCEPPRQGDYAHPPRPIDPLLEQLQQGLERQGLHPYPLPLSWSTSALDPSGDAERFGIDRATTQSGFTLRYGAEVETLHVSPSGTEVRGVEALIDGQRWLFRGHQIVLAAGAVNTPAILLRSISDRHPDGLANGSDQVGRNLMKPQLSALLQRASQPGSGSYGPSLGLTDYYWGDRNVSFPLGSIQNGGGVLQDTLFAESPPVLSLVSRLLPDSALEWLAKRSVCWWAMSAVLPDPDNRISLRRGGSLQVNYLANNLEAHDRLVYRWLDTMKKVEADPETTVVQAAPIYPRGEAPLSVMGLACGTCRMGSDPARSVVDLDGACHQLANLSIADASILPSCPAVGPGLTVIALALRLADRLKASLR; from the coding sequence ATGATCATCGACGACCACTTCTACGACGTTGTCATCGTCGGCAGTGGCGCCGGCGGCGGCACCCTCGCCGGTGAGCTGGCGGACGCCGGCCATTCGGTGCTGCTGCTGGAACGGGGCGGTCCCCTGCCCCTGGCCGAGCAGAACCTGGTCGATGTGGACCTGTTCCGCCGGCCCCGCTTTCACCCCGACGAACCCTGGTTCGGCAGCGACGGCGATCCGTTCGCACCGCAGATGGTCTATGCCCTGGGCGGCAACACCAAGATCTGGGGCGGTGCCCTGCAGCGGATGCGGGAGGCCGAGTTCAGCGGGCTGCCCCTGCAGGAGGGGGTCGCGCCCGACTGGGAGCTGCGCTACAGCGACCTGGCCCCCTGGTACGACCGCGCCGAAACCCTCTACCGCGTCCATGGGCGCGCCGGTCTCGATCCGTGCGAACCACCACGCCAGGGCGACTATGCCCACCCGCCCCGGCCGATCGATCCGCTGCTGGAGCAGCTGCAGCAGGGGTTGGAGCGGCAGGGGCTGCATCCCTACCCGCTGCCGCTGAGCTGGTCCACCTCGGCGCTCGATCCCAGCGGGGATGCCGAACGGTTCGGCATCGATCGGGCCACCACACAGTCGGGCTTCACCCTGCGGTACGGCGCCGAAGTGGAGACACTGCATGTCAGCCCCAGCGGCACCGAGGTGCGTGGGGTGGAGGCCCTGATCGATGGCCAGCGCTGGCTGTTCCGCGGCCATCAGATCGTGCTGGCGGCCGGTGCGGTGAACACCCCCGCCATCCTGCTGCGCTCCATCAGCGACCGCCATCCCGATGGCCTGGCCAACGGCTCCGATCAGGTGGGGCGCAACCTGATGAAGCCGCAGCTCAGCGCCCTGCTGCAGCGCGCCAGCCAACCCGGCAGCGGCAGCTACGGGCCCAGCCTGGGCCTGACGGATTACTACTGGGGCGATCGCAATGTCTCGTTCCCGCTGGGATCGATCCAGAACGGCGGCGGCGTACTTCAGGACACGCTCTTCGCCGAATCACCACCGGTGCTGTCGCTGGTGAGTCGCCTGCTGCCGGACAGCGCCCTCGAGTGGCTGGCCAAGCGCTCGGTCTGCTGGTGGGCGATGAGCGCGGTGCTGCCCGATCCCGACAACCGCATCAGCCTGCGCCGCGGCGGCAGTCTGCAGGTGAACTACCTGGCCAACAACCTGGAGGCCCACGACCGGCTGGTGTACCGCTGGCTCGACACCATGAAGAAGGTGGAGGCTGATCCCGAAACCACGGTGGTGCAGGCGGCGCCGATCTATCCCCGCGGCGAGGCGCCGCTGAGTGTGATGGGTCTGGCCTGCGGCACCTGCCGCATGGGCAGCGATCCGGCCCGGTCGGTGGTGGATCTCGATGGAGCCTGCCATCAGCTGGCCAACCTCTCGATCGCCGATGCCAGCATCCTGCCCAGTTGTCCGGCGGTGGGTCCGGGCCTCACCGTGATCGCCCTGGCCCTGCGCCTGGCCGATCGCCTCAAAGCCAGCCTGCGATGA